From Cellulosimicrobium sp. ES-005, one genomic window encodes:
- a CDS encoding LPXTG cell wall anchor domain-containing protein: protein MTSTTGTARERGLPASRARGRRVLAGLVATLLLGAVLVPLSPPPTADAATLQPSGLQTGMEVDGTSGSGSPPETFNWDDFLTDVQPDGAFTFTPTGPYTTPQGFESSGIVQASFAWDNGSLAQSCNANPDQTGAPPSQSPGTNPWRPGPSNPNAKGDLCSTGYGLEYVVDGGGERHAILYGYWTRYAGAGEVSVFQHLEGPGPGRCDDVLLEFDYASSGTTAAVHRWTPAAGDGCANALGPGTWTPDPGSVDFAWAVGVRSEGPPLTNQPQETFGEFAIDLNTAGVLAPSECATYEVAEMLTRTGNSPNANIQDFADHAPDRMTIANCGALTVTKATVPQSADTGARFGFTVASDTGPVQPGPPPVPTVSGTLASGETVRFDDVLFGSAFSLTESDVPPPWDLQSVVCTAVPAGGGPPEQFVLDDPADRFPVRPLSTTDCVITNEAAVVTVTKQTDPDGSPQEFSFEATGQAGFTLHDGESASFPVPAGVPFTVSEEATPGWLPPGIVCTAPSTPAGQAVTVTPVAGQNIECTFTNTQLGTVIVSKEAHGVDGRTFDFTSDLPGNEDFSITVEQGDGTLYEHTIQDVPAGTYTIEELTDDELPATRLADLACTYGGEDHSADPEGRTIGLTVLPGETVRCFFTNVTPGSIAVVKRTVPVEYEQDFDFLFVPPVGDPTPFSLSGSSTPPNVALRSFDGLEPGTYTITEPADPVGWSLAADPPTCNADFWSPSADGRGVTVDLPDGGVIVCFFTNLAAPASLSLTKTVVGADPAFGWSVDVELVAPDGTVDGRTATTAAPTVAWGELVPGALYTVREAGTVPPGWTRGEVTCEGLADADATAPGFQIEATPGQQIACSVQNTVATSSISVAKVATGIGGDLPWSFDVAIDPVPAGQTSPQTASGAGQAADVVTWSGLVPGTAYSITEAPVPGWTAVDVACTGVTDTDPGTPGIQFVAPVGLDVSCTLTNTAVQGSGTLTKTSLGGDGTFEFVLTDVDGAVDPITVPVTTVDGTATLGLPQIVPGVRYSFVESDGDGWVEGALTCLVTPADGGEPFPLTDLSDFSVGPGDVAACTAENARHGTIVVAKVVDGADGEFDFSGDWPDAEDFSVVTEGGVGTATFEDVAPGPYVVTEVAQDGFENTALTCVDGDPDGSPSTASGSTGAIALDPGETVVCTYTNTPWGTLVVDKVTEPAGSEQEFGLEWAPEGGEPSPFTLTDGDEPFSPGPLAPGTYTVTETPTPGWTLADLVCVGSSGPTTVDGATATVDVRSGETVLCTFTNERPTALDVAKSVVEGPDLVEPGVFRIAYEVVVSSTAGVERTYDLVDRLAFGSGIVVRDATVEPVDGPPVADDWDGVDRTTVVSGATLAAGATHRFRVTVTAQVPADVVPDALLCDPAGAAPGGFLNTAAVLGEDGATESEAAACAPAPEPPDDGGPTPPAPGPTAPPAQADRPLPATGADTGGLLGVAGVLLLAGGGLLVVRRVRRS, encoded by the coding sequence ATGACGAGCACGACCGGGACGGCGCGGGAGCGCGGTCTGCCTGCGTCGCGCGCCAGGGGGCGGCGGGTGCTCGCCGGTCTGGTCGCGACGCTCCTGCTCGGGGCCGTGCTGGTGCCTCTCTCCCCACCGCCGACGGCGGACGCCGCGACGCTCCAGCCGTCCGGCCTGCAGACCGGCATGGAGGTCGACGGGACGTCGGGTTCCGGCAGCCCGCCCGAGACCTTCAACTGGGACGACTTCCTCACCGACGTGCAGCCCGACGGCGCGTTCACGTTCACCCCGACCGGCCCCTACACGACGCCCCAGGGGTTCGAGTCGTCGGGGATCGTGCAGGCCAGCTTCGCGTGGGACAACGGGAGCCTCGCTCAGTCCTGCAACGCCAACCCCGACCAGACGGGCGCCCCGCCCAGCCAGAGTCCCGGCACCAACCCGTGGCGGCCGGGCCCGTCGAACCCGAACGCCAAGGGCGACCTGTGCTCCACGGGGTACGGGCTGGAGTACGTCGTCGACGGCGGTGGCGAGCGGCACGCGATCCTCTACGGCTACTGGACCCGGTACGCGGGTGCGGGCGAGGTCAGCGTCTTCCAGCACCTCGAGGGCCCGGGACCGGGACGCTGCGACGATGTGCTGCTCGAGTTCGACTACGCGTCGTCGGGCACGACGGCCGCCGTGCACCGGTGGACCCCTGCCGCGGGAGACGGCTGCGCCAACGCCCTGGGCCCCGGGACCTGGACGCCGGACCCGGGTTCCGTGGACTTCGCGTGGGCGGTCGGCGTGCGCTCCGAGGGCCCGCCGCTGACGAACCAGCCGCAGGAGACGTTCGGCGAGTTCGCGATCGACCTGAACACCGCGGGCGTCCTCGCACCCTCCGAGTGCGCGACCTACGAGGTCGCGGAGATGCTCACGCGCACCGGCAACTCGCCGAACGCGAACATCCAGGACTTCGCCGACCACGCGCCGGACCGGATGACCATCGCCAACTGCGGTGCGCTCACGGTGACCAAGGCGACGGTCCCGCAGAGCGCGGACACCGGGGCCCGGTTCGGCTTCACGGTGGCGAGCGACACGGGCCCGGTGCAGCCGGGTCCGCCGCCCGTGCCGACGGTCTCGGGGACGCTCGCGAGCGGGGAGACCGTCCGGTTCGACGACGTCCTGTTCGGTTCCGCCTTCTCCCTCACGGAGAGCGACGTCCCGCCCCCGTGGGACCTGCAGTCCGTCGTGTGCACCGCGGTCCCCGCGGGGGGCGGGCCGCCCGAGCAGTTCGTGCTCGACGACCCGGCGGACCGGTTTCCGGTGCGTCCGCTGAGCACCACCGACTGCGTCATCACCAACGAGGCCGCCGTCGTCACGGTGACCAAGCAGACCGACCCCGACGGGTCGCCGCAGGAGTTCTCCTTCGAGGCGACGGGGCAGGCGGGCTTCACGCTCCACGACGGCGAGAGCGCGTCCTTCCCCGTGCCCGCCGGCGTGCCGTTCACGGTCTCCGAGGAGGCGACGCCGGGGTGGCTCCCCCCGGGGATCGTCTGCACGGCCCCCTCCACGCCGGCCGGGCAGGCCGTGACGGTGACCCCGGTGGCCGGGCAGAACATCGAGTGCACGTTCACGAACACGCAGCTCGGCACGGTGATCGTCTCCAAGGAGGCGCACGGCGTCGACGGGCGCACGTTCGACTTCACGAGCGACCTCCCGGGGAACGAGGACTTCTCGATCACGGTCGAGCAGGGCGACGGGACGCTCTACGAGCACACGATCCAGGACGTCCCGGCCGGGACGTACACGATCGAGGAGCTCACGGACGACGAGCTGCCCGCGACCCGGCTGGCCGACCTCGCGTGCACCTACGGCGGCGAGGACCACTCCGCCGACCCCGAGGGCCGCACGATCGGCCTGACGGTGCTCCCCGGGGAGACGGTGCGCTGCTTCTTCACGAACGTCACCCCCGGGTCGATCGCGGTCGTCAAGCGGACCGTCCCGGTCGAGTACGAGCAGGACTTCGACTTCCTCTTCGTCCCACCGGTCGGCGACCCGACGCCGTTCAGCCTGAGCGGCAGCTCCACCCCGCCGAACGTCGCCCTGCGCTCGTTCGACGGGCTCGAGCCCGGGACCTACACGATCACCGAGCCGGCGGACCCGGTCGGGTGGTCGCTCGCGGCCGACCCGCCCACGTGCAACGCGGACTTCTGGTCCCCCAGCGCGGACGGGCGCGGCGTGACGGTCGACCTGCCGGACGGCGGCGTCATCGTGTGCTTCTTCACGAACCTGGCCGCGCCGGCATCGCTCTCCCTGACCAAGACGGTCGTGGGCGCCGACCCCGCGTTCGGGTGGTCCGTCGACGTCGAGCTCGTGGCTCCCGACGGCACGGTGGACGGCCGGACGGCGACGACGGCGGCGCCGACGGTCGCGTGGGGAGAGCTCGTCCCGGGCGCGCTCTACACGGTGCGGGAGGCCGGAACGGTCCCGCCGGGATGGACCCGGGGGGAGGTCACGTGCGAGGGGCTCGCGGACGCCGACGCCACGGCGCCCGGGTTCCAGATCGAGGCGACGCCCGGGCAGCAGATCGCCTGCTCGGTGCAGAACACGGTCGCGACGTCGAGCATCTCCGTGGCCAAGGTGGCCACCGGGATCGGCGGCGACCTGCCGTGGTCGTTCGACGTCGCGATCGACCCCGTGCCCGCAGGGCAGACGTCGCCGCAGACCGCCTCGGGCGCCGGACAGGCGGCGGACGTCGTCACGTGGTCCGGTCTCGTCCCGGGCACCGCCTACTCGATCACCGAGGCGCCGGTCCCGGGATGGACCGCGGTCGACGTCGCGTGCACGGGAGTCACGGACACCGACCCGGGCACGCCCGGGATCCAGTTCGTCGCCCCGGTCGGGCTGGACGTGTCGTGCACGCTCACGAACACCGCGGTGCAGGGGAGCGGCACGCTCACGAAGACCTCCCTGGGCGGTGACGGGACGTTCGAGTTCGTGCTCACGGACGTCGACGGCGCCGTCGACCCCATCACGGTGCCGGTCACCACCGTCGACGGCACGGCGACGCTCGGCCTCCCGCAGATCGTCCCGGGTGTGCGGTACTCGTTCGTGGAGTCGGACGGGGACGGCTGGGTCGAGGGCGCGCTGACGTGCCTCGTCACCCCCGCGGACGGTGGGGAGCCGTTCCCGCTGACGGACCTCTCCGACTTCTCCGTCGGGCCCGGCGACGTCGCCGCGTGCACGGCCGAGAACGCGCGCCACGGCACGATCGTGGTCGCCAAGGTCGTCGACGGCGCCGACGGCGAGTTCGACTTCAGCGGGGACTGGCCGGACGCGGAGGACTTCTCCGTCGTCACGGAGGGCGGGGTCGGGACCGCGACGTTCGAGGACGTGGCCCCGGGGCCGTACGTCGTGACCGAGGTGGCGCAGGACGGGTTCGAGAACACGGCGCTGACGTGCGTCGACGGCGACCCGGACGGGTCACCGTCCACGGCCTCGGGCAGCACCGGGGCGATCGCGCTCGACCCCGGCGAGACCGTCGTGTGCACCTACACGAACACGCCGTGGGGCACCCTCGTGGTGGACAAGGTCACCGAGCCCGCCGGGTCGGAGCAGGAGTTCGGGCTTGAGTGGGCGCCGGAGGGCGGCGAGCCGTCGCCGTTCACCCTCACCGACGGCGACGAGCCGTTCTCTCCGGGCCCGCTCGCACCGGGGACGTACACCGTGACGGAGACGCCGACCCCCGGCTGGACCCTCGCGGACCTCGTGTGCGTCGGGTCCAGCGGGCCGACGACGGTCGACGGCGCGACCGCGACCGTGGACGTCAGGTCCGGGGAGACGGTGCTGTGCACGTTCACCAACGAGCGGCCGACCGCGCTCGACGTCGCCAAGAGCGTGGTCGAGGGGCCGGACCTGGTCGAGCCCGGCGTGTTCCGCATCGCCTACGAGGTCGTGGTGAGCAGCACCGCGGGCGTGGAGCGCACGTACGACCTCGTGGACCGGCTCGCGTTCGGCAGCGGCATCGTCGTGCGGGACGCGACGGTCGAGCCCGTGGACGGCCCACCGGTCGCCGACGACTGGGACGGCGTCGACCGCACGACGGTCGTCTCCGGCGCGACCCTCGCCGCGGGAGCCACGCACCGCTTCCGGGTGACGGTGACCGCGCAGGTCCCCGCCGACGTCGTCCCGGACGCGCTGCTGTGCGACCCGGCGGGTGCGGCCCCGGGCGGCTTCCTCAACACCGCGGCCGTGCTCGGGGAGGACGGCGCGACCGAGTCCGAGGCGGCCGCGTGCGCGCCCGCACCCGAGCCCCCGGACGACGGCGGCCCCACGCCTCCGGCTCCCGGGCCGACCGCGCCGCCCGCGCAGGCGGACCGCCCGCTCCCGGCGACGGGCGCGGACACGGGCGGGCTGCTCGGGGTGGCCGGGGTGCTCCTGCTCGCGGGAGGCGGGCTCCTCGTGGTCCGGCGGGTGCGTCGCTCCTGA
- a CDS encoding ATP/GTP-binding protein encodes MVVAGGFAVGKTTFIGSISDVEPLNTEAAMTEHSVGVDDAGGVSDRKTTTTVAMDFGRVSLPGNLWLYLFGTPGQDRFLFMWDDLVRGAIGAVVLVDTDRLEQCFPAIDYFESRNIPFVVGVNCFDGVAKHKLEDVREALQIPAHVPMLYTDARSRAATKQTLIALVQLAMRQLRGAA; translated from the coding sequence ATCGTGGTCGCGGGCGGGTTCGCCGTCGGCAAGACCACGTTCATCGGGTCGATCTCCGACGTCGAGCCGCTCAACACCGAGGCTGCGATGACGGAGCACTCGGTGGGCGTCGACGACGCGGGCGGCGTGTCCGACCGCAAGACGACGACGACCGTCGCGATGGACTTCGGCCGCGTGTCCCTCCCGGGCAACCTGTGGCTGTACCTGTTCGGCACGCCGGGCCAGGACCGCTTCCTCTTCATGTGGGACGACCTGGTGCGCGGCGCGATCGGTGCCGTCGTGCTCGTGGACACCGACCGCCTCGAGCAGTGCTTCCCGGCGATCGACTACTTCGAGTCACGCAACATCCCGTTCGTCGTCGGCGTGAACTGCTTCGACGGCGTGGCCAAGCACAAGCTCGAGGACGTGCGCGAGGCGCTCCAGATCCCTGCGCACGTGCCGATGCTCTACACGGACGCGCGGTCGCGGGCTGCCACCAAGCAGACGCTCATCGCGCTCGTCCAGCTCGCGATGCGCCAGCTCCGCGGGGCGGCCTGA
- a CDS encoding roadblock/LC7 domain-containing protein, with product MNALSTEATNFGWLLDNFVRTVPGSRHTLVVSADGLLMAMSDQLDRTSGDQLAAIVSGMSSLTRGAARQLNGGNVRQAIIEMDNGFLFLMNVSNGSVLGVVAEANCDIGLIGYEMALLVSRTEATLTPQLISEMRGSLPVDGATRAPVG from the coding sequence GTGAACGCGCTCAGCACCGAGGCAACCAACTTCGGGTGGCTGCTCGACAACTTCGTGCGGACGGTCCCGGGCAGCCGGCACACGCTCGTGGTGTCGGCGGACGGCCTGCTCATGGCGATGTCGGACCAGCTCGACCGCACGAGCGGCGACCAGCTCGCGGCGATCGTCTCCGGCATGTCGAGCCTGACCCGCGGGGCGGCCCGGCAGCTCAACGGAGGGAACGTCCGCCAGGCCATCATCGAGATGGACAACGGGTTCCTGTTCCTGATGAACGTCTCGAACGGGTCCGTCCTGGGCGTCGTGGCGGAGGCGAACTGCGACATCGGCCTCATCGGCTACGAGATGGCGCTCCTGGTCTCCCGCACCGAGGCGACACTGACGCCGCAGCTCATCTCGGAGATGCGGGGTAGCCTTCCCGTCGACGGCGCGACGCGAGCCCCGGTGGGATGA
- a CDS encoding DUF742 domain-containing protein, translated as MGAHDGYEAATVRPYAVTGGRVRSATSDLPLEALVEVMPGAVNSFGLPPEKRSILQHAAHTYVSIAELSALLRLPLGVTKVLVADLQEDNYITVHTSTPLNVHTGHGSNHSGLSLSVLESVLNGISTL; from the coding sequence ATGGGAGCACACGACGGGTACGAGGCGGCCACGGTCCGCCCGTACGCGGTCACGGGCGGTCGTGTGCGCTCCGCCACGTCCGACCTCCCGCTCGAGGCGCTCGTCGAGGTCATGCCGGGCGCCGTGAACAGCTTCGGGCTCCCGCCCGAGAAGCGCTCGATCCTCCAGCACGCCGCGCACACGTACGTCTCGATCGCCGAGCTCTCCGCGCTCCTGCGCCTGCCGCTCGGCGTGACGAAGGTGCTCGTCGCGGACCTGCAGGAGGACAACTACATCACCGTCCACACGTCGACCCCGCTCAACGTCCACACGGGTCACGGCAGCAACCACTCGGGTCTGTCCCTGAGCGTCTTGGAGAGTGTTCTCAATGGCATTTCCACCCTCTGA
- a CDS encoding nitrate- and nitrite sensing domain-containing protein, whose protein sequence is MSVRGKILAALAVPVLVLFAAAAIISAQAIGSARDASQTSALVAALAAQDAAGTEIAAERTYSFLDANEGSEEAAAQMMAQREKTDKALDARDRAYEKLDTSALDPRVRKAVSDTIADRADLLAIRQGIDRSSIGQLARNSQYNALIDDALEVPRTLADTAPDRELAQYLDAYVLLDELLAQQALEQPLAGAVLAAAQQGVDSTETNQQAAVLVTNGDALTARTATAVRRLPGDFLLEPPSATYNQIRQNLAGSRPKSTPPSQAAQWPTLSQADRDQTSPVRDDVRTATAEKASDLAGAATTRAVVTILATLAAVIASILVAGFIARAIVNPLRRLTDAAEDVRDQLPRLVEQVAVPGQGPGIDLAPITVESTDEVGQLATAFNDVNQTTIKVAREQAALRGSIAEMFVNVARRDQVLLNRQLAFLDDLERSEEDAGTLSNLFRLDHLATRMRRNAESLLVLAGIDSGRRVRQPMPASDVIRTASSEIELYDRVRLNLVVDPLMLGHNALNAAHLLAELLENATMFSEPHTPVEVTTGRDEHFVYVTVRDHGLGMTPDEIAEANRKVATHAASDVVGAQRLGLFVVGRLSDRLGAKVRFSTSGEDQGTEVVVSFPAALFVPDSNVPLPQPTDPLETSTQAAAQQLAGTGVLPALPAADVAAPAAPSVPAPAATASFPTVEPEAPVAVPVDLDALTDGTTQTGMPRRRSRTVDPAAAAPSASFASGPQTGAIVLPPLATPALPEQLPAADEAWTPPAEVADAGAALPSRSRPAATPVEPVSAEIPVLDVSTRSALFSSFRPVGDRPATENPVELPVAPDVTATDIPLVAEAPADTPVQQDVWTPQDPAVAPVQDTWAPAQAWAPEQPAEQAWTPEPAADAWAPSSVADAPLDATRVVPAVPAEPVDDATVARVPLVQRTPAAPEPAAAPAPAATPVEAELPTDVPVVATGGEAAVAEDIPAELTFEALPRFEELMADLPTRRSLRESQARKRGLFGRRPRTTATPSARPAGPSPEALASRPVGAPGAPAPTPAPAAPASAPAVAAAPVAAPPVAAPAAPPQEAQAPARSSAFAPRAGQPAGAANASSFAPEAPVAPVQETRALDPVQDAPPAGAGYTAPEPSVAAPDPAPSPAATGYGPPTPLVRRQVGDAIEPLEPGYIADSVEARSDWMASAVLYEEMSTLLQGSTDFQEATLADPNDGIYQPLQVDGTTASGLTRRSRGEEREGYVDRFTARIDRDPEQLRARLSAFQSATARGRVEGQDETSSTWTPQAMDYVPDSAPQAR, encoded by the coding sequence TTGAGCGTTCGCGGGAAGATCCTTGCGGCCCTCGCGGTGCCCGTCCTCGTCCTCTTCGCCGCCGCCGCGATCATCTCGGCGCAGGCCATCGGGTCGGCGCGCGACGCCAGCCAGACGAGCGCGCTCGTCGCGGCGCTCGCGGCACAGGACGCGGCGGGGACAGAGATCGCGGCCGAGCGCACGTACTCGTTCCTGGACGCGAACGAAGGCTCCGAGGAAGCCGCGGCGCAGATGATGGCGCAGCGCGAGAAGACGGACAAGGCGCTCGACGCGCGCGACCGCGCGTACGAGAAGCTCGACACGTCCGCGCTCGACCCGCGGGTGCGCAAGGCGGTCTCCGACACGATCGCGGACAGGGCCGACCTCCTGGCGATCCGGCAGGGCATCGACAGGTCCTCCATCGGCCAGCTCGCGCGCAACTCGCAGTACAACGCGCTCATCGACGATGCGCTCGAGGTGCCTCGGACGCTCGCGGACACGGCCCCGGACCGCGAGCTCGCGCAGTACCTCGACGCGTACGTCCTCCTCGACGAGCTCCTCGCCCAGCAGGCGCTCGAGCAGCCGCTCGCCGGCGCGGTCCTCGCCGCGGCCCAGCAGGGCGTCGACAGCACCGAGACGAACCAGCAGGCCGCGGTCCTGGTGACCAACGGCGACGCCCTCACGGCGCGCACGGCCACGGCCGTCCGACGGCTCCCGGGCGACTTCCTGCTGGAGCCGCCGAGCGCCACGTACAACCAGATCCGGCAGAACCTCGCCGGCTCCCGACCCAAGTCGACGCCCCCCAGCCAGGCCGCGCAGTGGCCGACGCTGTCGCAGGCGGACCGCGACCAGACGAGCCCGGTGCGTGACGACGTCCGCACCGCCACCGCGGAGAAGGCGTCCGACCTCGCAGGTGCGGCGACGACCCGCGCGGTCGTCACGATCCTCGCGACCCTCGCGGCCGTCATCGCCTCGATCCTCGTCGCGGGCTTCATCGCCCGTGCGATCGTCAACCCGCTGCGGCGCCTCACCGACGCGGCCGAGGACGTGCGTGACCAGCTGCCCCGCCTCGTCGAGCAGGTCGCCGTCCCGGGGCAGGGCCCCGGCATCGACCTGGCGCCGATCACGGTGGAGTCCACGGACGAGGTCGGCCAGCTCGCGACCGCGTTCAACGACGTCAACCAGACGACCATCAAGGTCGCGCGCGAGCAGGCCGCTCTCCGTGGCTCGATCGCGGAGATGTTCGTCAACGTCGCGCGCCGCGACCAGGTGCTCCTCAACCGACAGCTCGCGTTCCTCGACGACCTCGAGCGCTCCGAGGAGGACGCGGGCACGCTGTCCAACCTCTTCCGCCTCGACCACCTCGCGACGCGTATGCGCCGCAACGCGGAGTCCCTCCTCGTCCTCGCGGGCATCGACTCGGGTCGCCGCGTGCGCCAGCCCATGCCGGCCTCGGACGTCATCCGTACGGCGTCGTCCGAGATCGAGCTGTACGACCGCGTCCGCCTGAACCTGGTCGTCGACCCGCTCATGCTCGGGCACAACGCGCTCAACGCCGCGCACCTGCTCGCCGAGCTCCTCGAGAACGCGACGATGTTCTCGGAGCCGCACACCCCCGTCGAGGTCACGACCGGCCGGGACGAGCACTTCGTCTACGTGACGGTCCGCGACCACGGCCTCGGGATGACGCCGGACGAGATCGCGGAGGCGAACCGCAAGGTCGCGACGCACGCGGCGTCCGACGTCGTCGGCGCGCAGCGCCTGGGCCTCTTCGTCGTCGGTCGTCTCTCCGACCGCCTCGGCGCGAAGGTCCGGTTCAGCACGAGCGGCGAGGACCAGGGGACCGAGGTCGTCGTGTCGTTCCCGGCCGCCCTCTTCGTCCCCGACTCGAACGTGCCGCTCCCGCAGCCGACGGACCCCCTGGAGACGAGCACGCAGGCCGCCGCCCAGCAGCTCGCCGGCACGGGGGTCCTCCCGGCGCTCCCCGCCGCCGACGTCGCGGCCCCGGCCGCGCCGTCCGTCCCCGCACCCGCGGCGACGGCGTCGTTCCCGACCGTCGAGCCCGAGGCGCCCGTCGCGGTGCCCGTCGACCTCGACGCGCTCACGGACGGCACCACGCAGACCGGCATGCCCCGCCGTCGTTCGCGCACGGTCGACCCCGCCGCCGCGGCACCGAGCGCGTCCTTCGCGTCGGGTCCCCAGACCGGCGCGATCGTCCTCCCGCCGCTGGCCACGCCGGCGCTCCCGGAGCAGCTCCCGGCGGCGGACGAGGCATGGACCCCGCCCGCGGAGGTCGCCGACGCCGGCGCTGCCCTCCCGAGCCGGTCGCGCCCGGCCGCGACCCCCGTGGAGCCGGTCTCGGCCGAGATCCCGGTCCTCGACGTGAGCACGCGCAGCGCGCTCTTCTCGAGCTTCCGCCCGGTCGGCGACCGTCCGGCCACCGAGAACCCGGTGGAGCTGCCCGTCGCCCCGGACGTCACCGCCACGGACATCCCGCTCGTCGCCGAGGCCCCGGCCGACACCCCGGTCCAGCAGGACGTGTGGACGCCGCAGGACCCCGCCGTCGCGCCGGTCCAGGACACGTGGGCCCCTGCGCAGGCCTGGGCGCCGGAGCAGCCCGCCGAGCAGGCGTGGACGCCGGAGCCGGCTGCCGACGCGTGGGCGCCGTCGTCCGTGGCCGACGCGCCGCTCGACGCGACGCGTGTCGTGCCGGCGGTCCCGGCCGAGCCCGTCGACGACGCGACCGTCGCGCGCGTCCCGCTGGTCCAGCGCACCCCGGCGGCCCCCGAGCCGGCCGCGGCCCCCGCGCCGGCGGCGACCCCGGTCGAGGCGGAGCTCCCGACCGACGTCCCGGTCGTGGCGACCGGCGGCGAGGCCGCGGTGGCGGAGGACATCCCTGCGGAGCTCACCTTCGAGGCGCTTCCCCGCTTCGAGGAGCTCATGGCCGACCTGCCGACGCGGCGGTCGCTGCGGGAGAGCCAGGCGCGCAAGCGCGGGCTCTTCGGCCGGCGTCCTCGGACGACGGCGACGCCGTCGGCGCGGCCGGCCGGACCGTCCCCGGAGGCCCTGGCCTCGCGCCCGGTGGGAGCACCCGGGGCCCCCGCTCCGACCCCGGCCCCTGCTGCCCCGGCGTCCGCGCCCGCCGTCGCGGCAGCCCCGGTCGCCGCTCCGCCGGTCGCCGCGCCCGCCGCTCCGCCGCAGGAGGCCCAGGCCCCCGCGCGGTCGTCGGCGTTCGCCCCGCGAGCCGGTCAGCCCGCAGGAGCCGCGAACGCGTCGTCGTTCGCCCCGGAGGCGCCCGTCGCCCCGGTGCAGGAGACGCGTGCGCTCGACCCGGTCCAGGACGCGCCGCCGGCGGGTGCCGGCTACACGGCGCCGGAGCCGTCGGTCGCTGCCCCCGACCCTGCGCCGAGCCCGGCTGCGACGGGGTACGGCCCGCCGACCCCGCTCGTCCGACGACAGGTGGGCGACGCGATCGAGCCGCTGGAGCCCGGGTACATCGCCGACTCGGTCGAGGCGCGGTCGGACTGGATGGCGTCCGCGGTGCTGTACGAGGAGATGTCCACCCTGCTGCAGGGCAGCACCGACTTCCAGGAAGCGACCTTGGCGGACCCGAACGACGGCATCTACCAGCCCCTCCAGGTCGACGGCACGACGGCGTCGGGCCTGACCCGACGCTCGCGCGGCGAGGAGCGGGAGGGCTACGTCGACCGCTTCACGGCCCGCATCGACCGTGACCCGGAGCAGCTCCGGGCCCGTCTGTCGGCGTTCCAGTCGGCCACGGCCCGTGGCCGTGTCGAGGGCCAGGACGAGACGAGTTCGACCTGGACCCCCCAGGCCATGGATTATGTCCCTGATTCAGCGCCGCAGGCGCGGTGA
- a CDS encoding threonine/serine exporter family protein, translated as MTPEPSPADEAGLEPVDLIRRSGTVLRIGRLALSAGTGSYRVKSHMTRAARALGLDHIAAHVTLTEITATSYRGPIFRTELTEVRSIGINADRLAQLERFSAALPAGADLDAVEAELDRISRRPPLYGALLNALWAGIACAAFAFLNNGGLVECGAVLVAAALGQGVRRAMLHRGINQFGVTMLAAAVASIAYLALVLALSALAGVDGGHEAGYVSAVLFLVPGFALVTGALDLAKLDFSAGVARVTYALMILASAALAVWGVSAAAGLAPDPVPPPGLAEPLFLGLRSVASFLGVLGFALMFNSPWAMALGAASIGMVANVGRLLLVDADVVPQAAAAAAALLVGLLAATVAPALRVPRITVSVPAVVIMVPGVTAYRAVYEFNTGATAQALAYAVEAGLVIVALAIGLAVARMLTDREWTFER; from the coding sequence GTGACGCCTGAGCCCTCCCCGGCCGACGAAGCCGGTCTCGAGCCCGTCGACCTCATCCGCCGGTCGGGCACCGTGCTGCGGATCGGCCGCCTCGCGCTCTCCGCCGGGACGGGCAGCTACCGCGTCAAGTCGCACATGACCCGCGCGGCGCGCGCGCTGGGGCTCGACCACATCGCCGCCCACGTGACGCTCACGGAGATCACGGCGACGTCGTACCGGGGCCCGATCTTCCGCACCGAGCTCACCGAGGTCCGGTCGATCGGGATCAACGCCGACCGTCTGGCGCAGCTCGAGCGGTTCTCGGCGGCCCTCCCGGCGGGCGCCGACCTCGATGCGGTCGAGGCGGAGCTCGACCGGATCTCGCGCCGCCCGCCGCTGTACGGGGCGCTGCTCAACGCCCTCTGGGCGGGGATCGCGTGCGCGGCGTTCGCGTTCCTCAACAACGGCGGTCTCGTCGAGTGCGGGGCGGTGCTGGTCGCCGCGGCGCTCGGCCAGGGCGTGCGGCGCGCGATGCTGCACCGGGGGATCAACCAGTTCGGCGTGACGATGCTCGCGGCCGCGGTCGCGAGCATCGCCTACCTCGCGCTCGTCCTGGCGCTGTCCGCGCTCGCGGGCGTCGACGGCGGGCACGAGGCCGGGTACGTCTCCGCGGTGCTGTTCCTCGTGCCGGGGTTCGCGCTCGTCACGGGCGCGCTCGACCTCGCGAAGCTCGACTTCTCGGCCGGGGTCGCGCGCGTGACGTACGCGCTCATGATCCTCGCCTCGGCCGCCCTGGCCGTGTGGGGCGTGTCGGCCGCGGCGGGCCTCGCCCCGGACCCGGTGCCGCCGCCCGGCCTGGCGGAGCCGCTGTTCCTCGGCCTGCGGAGCGTCGCGAGCTTCCTCGGGGTGCTCGGGTTCGCCCTCATGTTCAACAGCCCGTGGGCGATGGCGCTCGGGGCCGCGTCGATCGGCATGGTCGCGAACGTGGGGCGCCTGCTCCTCGTGGACGCCGACGTCGTCCCGCAGGCGGCCGCCGCGGCGGCCGCCCTGCTCGTGGGCCTGCTCGCCGCCACGGTCGCCCCGGCGCTGCGCGTCCCGCGCATCACCGTGTCCGTGCCCGCGGTCGTCATCATGGTCCCCGGCGTGACGGCGTACCGGGCGGTGTACGAGTTCAACACCGGCGCGACGGCGCAGGCGCTCGCCTACGCCGTCGAGGCCGGGCTGGTGATCGTCGCGCTCGCGATCGGGCTCGCCGTGGCCCGGATGCTCACCGACAGGGAGTGGACCTTCGAGCGGTAG